A portion of the Diprion similis isolate iyDipSimi1 chromosome 4, iyDipSimi1.1, whole genome shotgun sequence genome contains these proteins:
- the LOC124405681 gene encoding protein abnormal spindle produces MYFEINITPKEKADVMHTEPETKINLLLAPFQPQTRIRIETALNTTAHSYLNLRNLSSRLLNVQVTKKPPSERSVVLSLSKLRVEAGQDAELIISWTAREPGTFRDIIQLTDSRRIKYDIALTTSTVCSKKYGAVEKFTENKQHILDHRKKILTQNPCPKKKTELKKVLNMSENISNNINSPSNRHKSSCISRYQGKENISTYPVADWETPKKSSAEILGHRRDYSLDVSATKPRDFSMLIESDTFALTPHLWFKNNTNKTENDLENPQFQSQNHVTLSSSPNSKIQELRRQTYVTAPLFKHSTHTNEDDRDGFEDSLSPQEARSNPNSDFSMLLNDMNFTSNTPLTKTAENFQFITTANNKNDTFEIAKGLDIEESFHVASDKLPEQSTSSRLVPTRLSTTFATLSPVMPVVEPGMSKYAASSSPIWSNERQDCSTNSRVKWESFNLSTTQSDIGTVQEVLEADLWAKPVNQYSVSIAKSGPTSLESIREESLNLTSTTNKTYVKSSNDYPTPNISITGANRRFEFSPPTNNSVRKTSPIRKISPKKCSKISKEKSTQEIQHLKKKVAMNTSLKCSGKVSIPGVRITKLSLAGVSRKRVNSGVSRVFEPELSMKLHDPDDFFTTLCNPDPFAATMTEDPFLAVTLYYDDKWVENQEFEFKKWLNMLLTPPEHLISNVDTPLVDVAKIWQTCRSKEDVLLAETKEALSARYHTNQRLNTLRRAACALLRSNEVVSVLSKVTVCVEKGILVIRQDRDLHKDIGLQKLILELLLCYNPLWLRIGLEAIYGETIPLNSNNDIIRLSKFLLTRFFADPHIVKTHSHPTVLNLRLPTFFTVMNKFMLKKFLFVIYFLDYAKTHKLIGHDPCLFHKQSAYKESKKILLRFSQELLSGVGDVTRVLKPYGYILVHKQTELDEYSYAVDNLSLDLRDGVRLCRIMELITGKRNLTAVCRVPAISRLQKVYNVDVALKALTSSGYNICGNITAKCIADGHREKTLSLLWQIIYKFQAPHFNKAAVTIQKWWRATLWWVRVKNFLFKRKNNAALVIQRAWRSYLARIQLKYLKKKRVLVLSLQNKAAAVIQLKWIATVKMWSQKKQFERMKLSAVKIQKFWRNHRATNVFVVAFKQKQTACRIIQQHWRATQLMRLQVSTYLVLKDAVTKIQLWWKLKLIQRTAHSQYHAIKKATQLLQRKWRSNRLMKIERQKYQRKVIAIKTIQCWWTRELAYRKDRRNFLLMKDAVQLIEKWWLRCLVKGKLQALLKKEISAVKTLQRRWRAIQLGRLQRNAFIILKKSVVTVQRKWRTIRTARSVQQSYILKLKAAIVIQSYWRNYRVGFKERYYFLSLKAAAVSLQSRFRANRAAYQAATNFNKLKQSTVIIQRKWRATQLKRQIWQEFRCKRNAAIMIQKRYRMVVAQRKYQIKRQSVIKIQFWWKACIATKQAKSYYDLLKSTTILLQHKYKARKLGGLVRENYLTLKTNVTFIQQKWRAKKLMEPHRENFMTIRQAVNRIQLWWRACLIAKDAKLSYEVLKSRTVYIQRKYRARKLGNLTRKQFLTLKRNVIYIQQNWRAKKLTQLQRKNFLAKQCAAVKIQSWWRACLAAKQAKMHYDLLKSTTVLVQHKYRALKIGSSLRKQFKILRHNVVYIQQKWRANKLMRLHRHDFIAKRQAVVKIQDWWRAVTARRICQESYKTQKIAAIQLQRWYRSTMHVRSVKEKYDKTLQSAKIIQDWWRDILQKRQMVRQREITAAIKIQAIWRGHKLRQSQSQEMAKLRERSKKARMEAQPSATLGYRLNVAIDVVQGYENLGKLTQGLTALDTITHLMPAGCRALCDANLIPMLYDLLHRSNRSRPWMDICLRASSILVSIAKYERTKSYAWQEDYIETIIRLLSATIERETNVFLTLATLLWLLADTPERVKAIAESPSIVRSLNAMHNTVSKKKLRLSLGPKLPHLSCTLPNSKPDWGLKHSRPRLFTSVHHAVVVLCKKLKLKLT; encoded by the exons ATGTATTTTGAG ATTAACATAACACCTAAGGAGAAGGCTGATGTTATGCACACCGAACCGGAGACGAAGATCAACCTGCTGCTGGCCCCTTTTCAACCCCAAACTCGCATCCGGATCGAAACTGCTCTGAATACAACAGCGCATTCCTACTTGAACCTACGTAATCTCAGCAGTCGTCTATTGAAT GTCCAAGTTACAAAAAAACCACCATCGGAAAGGTCCGTTGTTCTTAGTTTATCAAAATTGAGAGTTGAGGCTGGCCAGGATGCAGAATTGATTATAAGCTGGACTGCTAGGGAACCTGGTACATTCCGAGACATAATACAATTAACTGACAGTCGTCGCATAAAATATGACATTGCATTGACAACATCTACAGtgtgttcaaaaaaatatggagctgttgaaaaattcacagaaaatAAGCAACATATACTGgatcatagaaaaaaaattcttactcaGAATCCTTGCcctaagaaaaaaacagagcTGAAAAAAGTGCTCAATATGTCCGAAAATATATCCAACAATATCAATTCTCCCAGCAATAGGCATAAGTCTTCCTGCATTTCAAGATatcaaggaaaagaaaatatttctaccTATCCAGTCGCTGATTGGGAAACTCCAAAGAAAAGTTCCGCAGAGATACTAGGCCATCGACGAGATTATTCATTGGATGTATCGGCTACAAAACCTCGTGATTTTTCTATGCTGATAGAATCGGACACATTTGCTTTAACTCCACATCTATGGTTCAAAAACAAtacaaataaaacagaaaatgaCTTAGAGAACCCACAATTTCAATCTCAGAATCACGTAACTCTATCGTCATCTCCTAATTCTAAAATACAGGAACTGCGACGTCAGACTTACGTAACTGCACCTCTTTTTAAACACAGTACTCATACGAACGAAGATGATCGAGATGGCTTTGAGGATTCTTTATCCCCACAGGAGGCTAGATCCAATCctaattcagatttttcaatgcTGCTCAATGACATGAATTTCACATCAAATACACCTCTTACCAAAactgctgaaaattttcaattcattactACAGCAAACAACAAAAACGACACCTTTGAAATTGCTAAAGGTTTGGATATTGAAGAATCCTTTCATGTGGCATCGGATAAGTTGCCTGAACAAAGCACCAGTAGTCGCCTAGTACCTACCAGACTTTCTACAACTTTTGCAACACTGTCTCCTGTTATGCCGGTTGTAGAGCCTGGAATGTCAAAATATGCTGCATCTTCATCGCCCATTTGGAGCAATGAAAGACAAGATTGTAGCACCAACTCAAGAGTTAAATGGGAAAGTTTTAATCTGTCTACCACACAGTCCGACATTGGTACTGTTCAGGAAGTTTTAGAAGCTGATTTATGGGCAAAACCTGTGAACCAATATTCTGTTTCAATAGCCAAAAGTGGGCCAACAAGTTTGGAATCAATTCGGGAGGAAAGTCTCAATTTGACTTCAACCACAAACAAAACTTACGTTAAATCATCTAACGATTACCCAACTCCAAACATATCTATCACAGGGGCTAATCGCAGATTCGAATTTTCACCGCCGACTAATAATTCTGTCAGAAAAACCTCACCGATTAGGAAGATATCTCCAAAGAAATGTTCTAAAATtagcaaagaaaaaagtacCCAAGAAATACAACACCTTAAAAAGAAAGTTGCTATGAATACATCTTTGAAAT GTAGTGGTAAAGTCTCTATTCCTGGGGTGCGAATCACTAAGCTGTCACTTGCTGGAGTGTCTAGAAAAAGAGTCAATAGTGGAGTTAGTAGGGTTTTTGAACCTGAACTTAGCATGAAGCTACATGATCCAGATGACTTTTTCACTACACTTTGCAATCCAGACCCATTTGCTGCAACTATGACAGAAGATCCGTTTCTTGCAGT CACTCTATATTATGATGATAAATGGGTAGAAAATCAGGAATTCGAATTCAAAAAGTGGTTAAACATGCTACTGACTCCTCCTGAACACCTGATATCTAACGTCGATACCCCATTAGTTGATGTTGCAAAAATATGGCAGACGTGCCGATCGAAGGAAGATGTTTTACTTGCAGAAACTAAAGAAGCCCTATCTgccag GTATCACACTAATCAAAGACTAAATACATTGCGGAGAGCAGCTTGCGCATTGCTTCGCAGCAATGAAGTTGTTTCTGTATTATCAAAAGTCACTGTATGCGTTGAGAAAGGAATCCTAGTGATTAGACAAGATCGCGATCTTCATAAAGACATTG GGTtgcagaaattaattttggaaCTACTTCTGTGCTACAACCCATTGTGGTTACGAATTGGTTTGGAAGCAATATATGGCGAAACAATCCCACTAAATTCAAATAATGATATTATTCGCTTGAGTAAGTTTCTTTTAACAAGATTTTTTGCTGATCCACATATCGTCAAGACTCACTCGCATCCGACAGTCCTAAATCTGCGCCTTCCGACGTTTTTCACTGTCATGAATAAATTCATGCTCAAAAAGTTTCTCTTCGTAATTTACTTTCTTGACTACGCAAAAACACATAAATTGATCGGGCACGATCCATGCCTTTTCCATAAACAGTCAGCCTACAAAGAAAGCAAAAAGATTTTGCTGCGTTTTTCTCAAGAGCTGCTGAGTGGTGTTGGTGATGTTACCCGTGTCCTGAAACCCTATGGATATATTTTAGTCCACAAGCAAACAGAGTTGGATGAGTACAGTTATGCAGTTGATAATCTTTCTCTTGATTTACGAGATGGGGTAAGGTTGTGCAGAATCATGGAGCTCATAACaggaaaacgaaatttgaccgCTGTTTGCAGAGTGCCTGCTATCTCAAGACTACAAAAAGTCTACAATGTTGATGTTGCCTTGAAAGCGCTTACCAGTTCCGGCTATAACATTTGTGGTAACATTACAGCGAAATGTATTGCAGACGGTCATAGAGAAAAGACGCTCTCGTTACTGTGGCAGATTATATACAAGTTCCAAGCCCCACACTTTAATAAAGCTGCGGTAACAATTCAGAAATGGTGGCGTGCTACTCTTTGGTGGGtgcgagtaaaaaattttctattcaagAGAAAGAACAATGCGGCTTTGGTAATTCAGAGAGCTTGGAGATCATACCTTGCAAGAATACAACTCAAATATCTCAAGAAAAAGAGAGTGCTTGTTTTGTCATTGCAAAATAAAGCTGCTGCAGTAATACAATTGAAATGGATTGCTACAGTGAAGATGTGGAGTcaaaaaaaacagtttgaacgaatgaaattatctgctgtaaaaatacaaaaattctgGAGGAATCATCGAGCCACTAATGTTTTTGTAGTGGcttttaaacaaaaacaaactgcTTGTCGTATTATTCAGCAGCACTGGCGTGCCACTCAATTGATGAGGCTTCAAGTGTCTACTTATTTAGTTCTTAAAGATGCTGTTACAAAAATCCAGTTATGGTGgaaactgaaattaattcagaGAACTGCCCACAGCCAATATCACGCCATTAAGAAGGCTACGCAATTGTTACAGCGCAAGTGGCGAAGCAATCGTCTTATGAAAATTGAGAGGcaaaaatatcaaagaaaagTAATCGCAATTAAAACTATTCAGTGCTGGTGGACTCGTGAACTCGCTTACAGGAAGGATCGACGAAATTTCTTACTGATGAAAGATGCTGTacaattaatcgaaaaatggTGGCTGCGATGTTTGGTCAAGGGAAAGCTGCAAGCTTTgttgaaaaaggaaataagTGCTGTGAAAACTTTACAACGAAGATGGCGAGCCATACAACTTGGACGACTTCAAAGAAATGCATTCAtaatactgaaaaaatccgTAGTCACTGTTCAAAGGAAATGGCGTACAATCAGAACTGCAAGATCTGTACAACAGTCATATATTTTGAAACTAAAAGCTGCAATCGTCATTCAATCATATTGGAGAAACTACAGAGTCGGGTTCAAGGAACGCTACTATTTTCTTTCCTTGAAAGCAGCAGCAGTTTCCCTGCAGAGTCGTTTTAGAGCTAATAGAGCTGCTTATCAAGCTGCTaccaattttaataaattgaaacaaagcACTGTTATTATACAACGTAAATGGAGAGCCACTCAATTGAAAAGACAGATTTGGCAAGAATTCCGTTGCAAACGAAATGCAGCAATAATGATTCAAAAAAGATATCGTATGGTCGTTGCACAAAGAAAATACCAGATAAAGAGGCAGTCTGTTATTAAAATACAATTCTGGTGGAAAGCTTGTATTGCAACAAAACAAGCAAAGTCTTATTACGATTTACTAAAATCTACTACAATTCTTTTGCAGCACAAATACAAAGCACGGAAACTTGGTGGTCTAGTTAGAGAAAACTATTTAACTTTGAAAACCAATGTTACTTTTATTCAACAGAAATGGAGAGccaaaaaattaatggaaccacacagagaaaattttatgaccatACGACAGGCGGTAAATAGAATACAATTATGGTGGAGAGCTTGCCTAATCGCCAAAGACGCAAAACTGTCGTATGAAGTACTTAAATCAAGAACAGTGTACATTCAGCGCAAGTACAGAGCACGTAAACTTGGTAATTTGACTAGAAAACAGTTTTTGACTTTAAAACGAAATGTTATCTATATCCAACAGAATTGGAGAGCCAAAAAATTGACACAGCtacaaaggaaaaattttctagcaAAACAATGCGCTGCTGTTAAGATACAATCATGGTGGAGAGCTTGTCTAGCAGCAAAGCAAGCTAAAATGCATTATGATTTACTCAAATCTACAACAGTTTTAGTTCAACACAAGTACAGAGCATTGAAAATAGGTTCCTCTCTTAGAAAACAGTTTAAGATTTTAAGGCACAATGTTGTCTACATTCAGCAAAAGTGGCGAGCTAATAAATTGATGCGACTACATAGACACGATTTCATAGCAAAACGTCAAGCAGttgtcaaaattcaagattggTGGAGAGCTGTAACAGCTAGACGAATTTGTCAAGAAAGTTATAAGACGCAAAAGATTGCAGCAATTCAGCTGCAGAGATGGTATCGATCAACTATGCATGTTCGCTCGGTGAAAGAAAAGTATGATAAAACTCTACAATCTgctaaaattattcaagattGGTGGAGAGATATTTTACAGAAACGACAAATGGTGAGGCAGAGAGAAATTACTGCTGCCATAAAAATTCAAGCGATTTGGCGAGGCCACAAGCTTCGTCAGTCTCAGAGTCAAGAAATGGCAAAACTACGTGAAAGATCAAAAAAGGCTAGAATGGAAGCTCAACCGTCAGCAACTTTAGGTTATAGACTAAACGTTGCTATTGATGTTGTTCAAGGGTACGAAAACCTTGGCAAATTAACACAAGGACTCACAGCACTAG ACACAATAACACACTTGATGCCTGCTGGATGCAGAGCTTTATGTGATGCTAATTTAATTCCCATGCTTTACGACCTTTTACATCGGTCTAACAGGTCTCGTCCATGGATGGACATATGTCTTCGAGCCTCCAGTATTCTAGTTTCTATTGCAAAGTATGAACGAACTAAGTCCTATGCTTGGCAG GAGGATTATATTGAAACTATTATACGATTGCTATCAGCAACTATAGAACGAGAAACTAACGTCTTTCTCACCCTAGCAACTTTATTGTGGCTACTTGCTGATACTCCGGAACGTGTCAAG GCTATAGCAGAATCCCCATCGATAGTCAGATCACTTAATGCGATGCACAACACAgtatccaaaaaaaaattgcggctTTCTTTAGGCCCAAAACTACCTCACTTATCTTGTACTCTTCCGAATTCTAAACCTGACTGGGGGTTGAAACACAGTCGTCCGCGTTTGTTTACATCCGTTCATCACGCGGTTGTTGtattatgcaaaaaattaaaattgaagctTACGTAA
- the LOC124405697 gene encoding peroxiredoxin-6 yields MLLGTSCRCLHLFLLSGKTIKFIVVLLIESTFGYASKFSLNMVLLGEIFPNFTANSDIGQIKFHEWIGDSWAILFSHPNDFTPVCTTELARVAKLIPEFEKRGVKVIALSCNSVNSHIQWIKDIKAYGEITEKNFPYPIIEDESRTIVTALGMLDPDEVDSTGSPVSARSVFIIDPKKKMRLSILYPATTGRNFDEILRVIDSLQLTDKHKVATPVDWKNGDDVMIQPTVNDKEAKSLFGDDIKVTNLPSGKPYLRSIQQPIDS; encoded by the exons ATGCTTTTAGGAACGTCTTGTCGTTGTTTACATTTATTTCTGTTGTCAGGCAAAACAATCAAATTTATCGTAGTCTTGTTGATAGAATCGACTTTTGGTTAcgcatcaaaattttccctcAATATGGTTTTACTCGGTGAAATATTTCCGAACTTTACAGCAAATTCCGATATCGGTCAGATTAAATTTCACGAATGGATTGGCGACTC CTGGGCGATTCTCTTTTCTCATCCCAACGATTTTACCCCAGTCTGTACAACAGAATTGGCGAGAGTAGCAAAGTTGATTCCAGAATTTGAGAAGCGAGGTGTCAAAGTTATTGCCTTATCTTGTAATTCTGTTAATTCACATATTCAATGGATCAAG gATATTAAAGCTTACGGTGAAATTACAGAGAAGAACTTTCCGTATCCAATAATTGAAGATGAAAGCCGCACAATTGTGACAGCTTTAGGAATGCTTGATCCGGATGAAGTTGACAGTACTGGCTCGCCCGTTTCAGCTAGATCAGTTTTCATCATAGACCCCAAGAAGAAGATGAGGCTCTCAATCCTTTACCCGGCTACAACAGGAAGGAATTTCGA TGAAATCTTGCGAGTTATTGATTCTCTACAATTGACGGACAAACACAAAGTAGCAACACCTGTAGATTGGAAG aacggAGATGATGTTATGATACAACCAACCGTTAATGACAAAGAGGCTAAATCTCTATTTGGGGATGATATTAAAGTTACAAATCTACCTTCTGGTAAACCATATCTTCGTAGCATTCAACAGCCTATAGACTCTTAA